The following coding sequences lie in one Burkholderia cepacia genomic window:
- the gph gene encoding phosphoglycolate phosphatase (PGP is an essential enzyme in the glycolate salvage pathway in higher organisms (photorespiration in plants). Phosphoglycolate results from the oxidase activity of RubisCO in the Calvin cycle when concentrations of carbon dioxide are low relative to oxygen. This enzyme is a member of the Haloacid Dehalogenase (HAD) superfamily of aspartate-nucleophile hydrolase enzymes (PF00702).), with the protein MTTPLSTARAADEPRLLHCDAVLFDLDGTLADTAPDLAAAVNKMQRERGLPETSLDVLRPLASAGARGLLGGAFGIDPHTPGYEAMRDEFLTNYATDLCVHTSLFPGIGDVLDELDARGVRWGIVTNKAMRLTAPLVDLLGLAPRAACVVGGDTTPHPKPHPAPLLHAADQLTLAPARIVYVGDDLRDIQAGSAAGMATVAAAYGYCGDGVAPADWQAQHLVDTTQELRELLRDVGL; encoded by the coding sequence ATGACGACTCCCCTTTCGACCGCGCGGGCTGCAGACGAACCGCGCCTGCTGCACTGCGATGCCGTGCTGTTCGACCTCGACGGCACGCTTGCCGATACGGCGCCCGATCTCGCGGCGGCCGTCAACAAGATGCAGCGCGAGCGCGGCCTGCCCGAAACGTCGCTCGACGTGCTGCGGCCGCTGGCTTCGGCCGGCGCGCGCGGCCTGCTCGGCGGCGCGTTCGGCATCGATCCGCACACGCCCGGCTACGAAGCAATGCGCGACGAGTTTCTGACCAACTACGCGACGGATCTCTGCGTGCATACGTCGCTGTTCCCCGGCATCGGCGACGTACTCGACGAACTCGATGCGCGCGGCGTGCGCTGGGGCATCGTCACGAACAAGGCGATGCGGCTCACGGCGCCGCTCGTCGACCTGCTCGGCCTCGCACCGCGCGCCGCCTGCGTCGTCGGGGGCGACACAACGCCGCACCCGAAGCCGCACCCCGCCCCGCTGCTGCACGCTGCCGACCAGTTGACGCTCGCGCCCGCGCGCATCGTCTACGTCGGCGACGACCTGCGCGACATTCAGGCCGGCAGCGCTGCCGGCATGGCGACAGTCGCGGCCGCGTACGGCTATTGCGGCGACGGCGTCGCACCGGCCGACTGGCAAGCGCAGCATCTCGTCGATACGACGCAGGAACTGCGCGAACTGTTGCGCGATGTTGGGCTATAA
- the ubiG gene encoding bifunctional 2-polyprenyl-6-hydroxyphenol methylase/3-demethylubiquinol 3-O-methyltransferase UbiG yields MTNADPHELQKFSDLAHLWWDPNAEFKPLHDLNPVRLGWIDAHAHLAGKRALDIGCGGGILSESMAGLGAHVKGIDLSTEALGVADLHSLESGITVDYEAIAAEAIAAREPGTYDVVTCMEMLEHVPSPGDVVAACATLVKPGGWVFFSTLNRNLKSYLFAVIGAEYIAQMLPKGTHDYARFIRPSELAGFVRATDLHIVEIKGITYHPIGKRFALSNDTDINYLIACRRAA; encoded by the coding sequence ATGACCAACGCCGATCCGCACGAACTCCAGAAATTCAGCGACCTCGCCCACCTGTGGTGGGATCCGAATGCCGAATTCAAGCCGCTGCACGACCTGAACCCGGTCCGGCTCGGCTGGATCGATGCACACGCGCACCTGGCCGGCAAGCGCGCACTCGACATCGGTTGCGGCGGCGGCATCCTGTCCGAATCGATGGCCGGGCTAGGCGCCCACGTGAAGGGCATCGACCTGTCGACCGAAGCACTTGGCGTCGCCGACCTGCACAGCCTCGAAAGCGGCATCACGGTCGACTACGAGGCCATCGCCGCCGAAGCGATCGCCGCGCGCGAACCGGGCACCTATGACGTCGTCACGTGCATGGAGATGCTCGAGCACGTGCCGTCGCCCGGTGATGTCGTCGCCGCATGCGCGACGCTCGTGAAACCGGGCGGCTGGGTGTTCTTCTCGACGCTGAACCGCAACCTGAAGTCCTACCTGTTCGCGGTGATCGGCGCGGAGTACATCGCGCAGATGCTGCCGAAGGGCACGCACGACTACGCGCGCTTCATCCGCCCGTCGGAACTGGCCGGCTTCGTGCGCGCGACGGATCTGCACATCGTGGAGATCAAGGGCATCACGTACCACCCGATCGGCAAGCGCTTCGCGCTGTCGAACGACACCGACATCAACTACCTCATCGCGTGCCGCCGCGCCGCGTGA
- the ompA gene encoding outer membrane protein OmpA, whose product MNKLSKLAFIAATAVMAASASAQSVPASRQAVNDNWVNGTGEWVWMNGTNELCWRDAFWTPATANAKCDGALVAQAPQPPVAPVAPAITSQKITYQADALFDFDKATLKPLGKQKLDELASKIEGMNTEVVVATGYTDRIGSDKYNDRLSLRRAQAVKSYLVSKGVPANKIYTEGKGKRNPVTTGCNQKNRKQLIACLAPDRRVEVEVVGTQEVQKTTVPAN is encoded by the coding sequence ATGAATAAACTTTCAAAGCTCGCGTTCATTGCAGCTACCGCAGTTATGGCTGCATCCGCTTCGGCACAGTCGGTGCCGGCGTCGCGTCAAGCCGTCAATGACAACTGGGTGAACGGCACGGGCGAATGGGTGTGGATGAACGGCACGAACGAGCTCTGCTGGCGCGATGCATTCTGGACGCCGGCCACCGCCAACGCGAAGTGCGATGGCGCACTGGTCGCCCAGGCACCGCAGCCGCCGGTCGCTCCGGTCGCTCCGGCCATCACGAGCCAGAAGATCACGTATCAAGCTGACGCGCTGTTCGACTTCGACAAGGCAACGCTCAAGCCGCTGGGCAAGCAGAAGCTGGACGAACTGGCTTCGAAGATCGAAGGCATGAACACGGAAGTCGTCGTTGCAACGGGCTACACGGACCGCATCGGTTCGGACAAGTACAACGACCGTCTGTCGCTGCGCCGTGCGCAAGCCGTGAAGTCGTACCTGGTCAGCAAGGGTGTGCCGGCCAACAAGATCTACACGGAAGGCAAGGGCAAGCGCAACCCGGTTACGACTGGCTGCAACCAGAAGAACCGCAAGCAACTCATCGCCTGCCTCGCACCGGACCGCCGCGTGGAAGTCGAAGTGGTTGGTACGCAAGAAGTCCAGAAGACGACCGTTCCGGCAAACTAA
- the gyrA gene encoding DNA gyrase subunit A, whose translation MDQFAKETLPTSLEEEMRRSYLDYAMSVIVGRALPDVRDGLKPVHRRVLFAMHELNNDWNRAYKKSARIVGDVIGKYHPHGDTAVYDTIVRMAQDFSLRYMLIDGQGNFGSIDGDNAAAMRYTEIRMAKIGHELLADIDKETVDFEPNYDGNETQPSVLPSRIPNLLINGSSGIAVGMATNIPPHNLNEVVDACQHLLGNPEATIDELIEIIPAPDFPTAGIIYGVAGVRDGYRTGRGRVVMRAATHFEEIDRGQRMAIIVDELPYQVNKRSLLERIAELVNEKKLEGISDIRDESDKSGMRVVIELKRGEVPEVVLNNLYKATQLQDTFGMNMVALVDGQPKLLNLKEILQCFLSHRREVLTRRTIYELRKARERGHVLEGLAVALANIDDFIAIIKAAPTPPIAKAELMAKPWDSSLVREMLTRAEAENAAAGGRSAYRPEGLNPAFGMQSDGLYRLSDTQAQEILQMRLQRLTGLEQDKIIGEYREVMAQIADLLDILARPERITTMIGEELTSVKAEFGDARRSKIELNATELNTEDLITPQDMVVTMSHAGYVKSQPLSEYRAQKRGGRGKQATQMKEDDWIETLFIANTHDYILCFSNRGRVYWVKVYEVPQGSRNSRGRPIVNMFPLQEGEKINVVLPVKEFSADKFIFMATSLGTVKKTPLEAFSRPMKKGIIAVGLDDGDFLIGASITDGAHDVMLFSDSGKAVRFDENDVRPMGREARGVRGMQLEDGQQVIALLVAGSEEQTVLTATENGYGKRTPITEYTRHGRGTKGMIAIQTSERNGKVVAATLVDAEDQIMLITTAGVLIRTRVSEIREMGRATQGVTLISLDEGTKLSGLQQIAEAEEGDGEADEASDGEA comes from the coding sequence ATGGATCAATTCGCCAAAGAGACCCTGCCCACCTCCCTAGAGGAGGAAATGCGCCGTTCGTATCTCGATTACGCGATGAGCGTGATCGTCGGACGTGCCCTCCCGGATGTCCGCGATGGCCTGAAGCCCGTGCACCGGCGCGTGTTGTTCGCGATGCACGAACTGAACAACGACTGGAACCGTGCGTACAAGAAGTCGGCGCGTATCGTCGGCGACGTGATCGGTAAATACCACCCTCACGGCGATACCGCGGTCTACGACACGATCGTGCGGATGGCGCAGGACTTCTCGCTGCGCTACATGCTGATCGACGGGCAGGGCAACTTCGGCTCGATCGACGGCGACAACGCCGCGGCGATGCGTTACACCGAAATTCGCATGGCGAAGATCGGTCACGAATTGCTCGCCGACATCGACAAGGAAACGGTCGATTTCGAGCCGAACTACGACGGCAACGAAACGCAGCCGTCGGTCCTGCCGTCGCGCATCCCGAACCTGCTGATCAACGGCTCGTCGGGCATCGCGGTCGGCATGGCGACCAACATTCCGCCGCACAACCTGAACGAAGTCGTCGACGCGTGCCAGCACCTGCTGGGCAACCCGGAAGCGACGATCGACGAGCTGATCGAGATCATCCCGGCGCCGGACTTCCCGACGGCCGGCATCATCTACGGCGTCGCAGGCGTGCGCGACGGCTACCGCACCGGGCGCGGTCGCGTCGTGATGCGGGCGGCCACGCACTTCGAGGAGATCGATCGCGGCCAGCGGATGGCGATCATCGTCGACGAGCTGCCGTACCAGGTGAACAAACGCTCGCTGCTCGAGCGGATCGCCGAGCTCGTCAACGAGAAGAAGCTCGAAGGCATCTCCGACATCCGCGACGAGTCCGACAAGAGCGGCATGCGCGTCGTGATCGAGCTCAAGCGCGGCGAAGTGCCGGAAGTGGTGCTGAACAACCTGTACAAGGCGACGCAGCTTCAGGACACGTTCGGCATGAACATGGTCGCGCTCGTCGACGGCCAGCCGAAGCTGCTGAACCTGAAGGAAATCCTGCAGTGCTTCCTGTCGCACCGACGCGAAGTGCTGACGCGCCGCACGATCTACGAACTGCGCAAGGCCCGCGAACGCGGCCACGTGCTCGAAGGTCTCGCGGTCGCGCTCGCGAACATCGACGATTTCATCGCGATCATCAAGGCCGCGCCGACGCCGCCGATCGCGAAAGCGGAGCTGATGGCGAAGCCGTGGGATTCGTCGCTCGTGCGCGAGATGCTGACGCGTGCCGAAGCCGAGAACGCGGCGGCCGGCGGCCGCTCCGCGTACCGTCCGGAAGGCTTGAACCCGGCGTTCGGCATGCAGAGCGACGGGCTGTACCGTCTGTCCGACACGCAGGCCCAGGAAATCCTGCAGATGCGTCTGCAGCGCCTGACCGGCCTCGAGCAGGACAAGATCATCGGCGAGTACCGTGAAGTGATGGCGCAGATCGCCGACCTGCTGGACATCCTCGCGCGCCCCGAGCGGATCACGACGATGATCGGCGAGGAGCTGACCTCGGTGAAGGCCGAATTCGGCGACGCGCGCCGCTCGAAGATCGAGCTGAACGCGACCGAGCTGAACACCGAGGATCTGATCACGCCGCAGGACATGGTCGTCACGATGTCGCACGCGGGCTACGTGAAGTCGCAGCCGCTGTCCGAGTACCGCGCGCAGAAGCGTGGCGGCCGCGGCAAGCAGGCGACGCAGATGAAGGAAGACGACTGGATCGAGACGCTGTTCATCGCGAACACGCACGATTACATCCTGTGCTTCTCGAACCGCGGCCGCGTGTACTGGGTCAAGGTCTATGAAGTGCCGCAGGGTTCGCGCAACTCGCGCGGCCGGCCGATCGTCAACATGTTCCCGCTGCAGGAAGGCGAGAAGATCAACGTCGTGCTGCCGGTCAAGGAATTCTCGGCCGACAAGTTCATCTTCATGGCGACGTCGCTCGGCACCGTGAAGAAGACGCCGCTCGAGGCATTCAGCCGTCCGATGAAGAAGGGCATCATCGCGGTCGGCCTCGACGACGGCGATTTCCTGATCGGTGCGTCGATCACCGACGGCGCGCACGACGTGATGCTGTTCTCCGATTCCGGCAAGGCCGTGCGCTTCGACGAGAACGACGTGCGTCCGATGGGGCGCGAGGCGCGAGGCGTGCGCGGCATGCAGCTCGAGGACGGGCAGCAGGTCATCGCGCTGCTGGTTGCCGGCAGCGAGGAGCAGACCGTGCTCACCGCGACCGAGAACGGCTACGGCAAGCGCACGCCGATCACCGAATACACGCGTCACGGCCGCGGCACGAAGGGTATGATCGCGATCCAGACGTCCGAGCGTAACGGCAAGGTGGTGGCCGCGACGCTCGTCGACGCCGAGGATCAGATCATGCTGATCACGACGGCCGGCGTGTTGATTCGCACCCGTGTGTCCGAGATTCGCGAGATGGGGCGTGCTACGCAAGGTGTTACACTCATCAGTCTCGATGAGGGTACCAAGCTCTCCGGCCTGCAGCAGATCGCGGAGGCCGAGGAGGGCGATGGCGAGGCCGACGAGGCGTCGGACGGCGAAGCCTGA